Part of the Orcinus orca chromosome 5, mOrcOrc1.1, whole genome shotgun sequence genome, ttgtttctgatcttaaaggaaaagatttcagcTTCTCATCAAGCATGATGTTGCTGTGAGCTTgatgtatatggcctttatgctgaggtatattccctctatattcagtttgttgagagtttttatcataaatagatgttaacttttgtcaaatgctttgtctgcatctattgaggtgatcatatgatatttatccttcattttgttaatgtggtctatcacattgattgatttgtggatattgaattatccttgcatccctggaataaaatTCTACTTGaccacagtgtatgatccttttgatgtattgttgaatttggtttgttaatattttgttgaggatttttgcatctcagttcatcagggatattggcctgtacctttttttttttctgtggtgtctgtctggttttggtatcagggtaatgcagGCCTTGTAAAATGAGCGTGGAAGCATtcaatattttagaagagtttgagaagactaggtattaactcttctttaaatgtttggtagaattcacctgtgaagccgtttCACCCcaaccttttgtttgttgggagttttttgattactgattctactgatactagtaattggtctgttcattttttctatttctttctgaatcagtcttggaaaattggatgtttctaggaattatccatctcttctagattgtccagtttgttggcttACTTGTAGTTGTCTCTTGTGattgtttgtgtgtgtctctctctctctctctctctctctatatatatatatatatatatatcgttagTTTTAAGCTGATAGTTACTTGTTTGAATGCATCCTAAAAGCACTACATTTTTACTGCTCCCCACCTATGTTTATGTTATTGTCAtcatatttcacatttttattctgtgtatcccttaacttcTTTATTGTAGTTACAGTCGATTTTACTACTTtggtcttttaaccttcatactagcttcTTAAGCGGCTGTTCCACTggctttaatatatatttgcctttaccagtgagatatTTTCTTTCGTATAGTGTCTTATTTTTAGttataatcttttcttttctgcttaaagaaGACTCTTAAACATTTCCTGTAAGGCCAGTCTAGTGGTGATAAActcctttagtttttgcttgtctgggaaattttacctctccttcaattctgaataataaccttgctgggtagagttttcTTGGGTTGTTCaggtttttcctttcagcactttaaatatatcatgccactcccctctggcctgcaaagtttctgctaaaaaatcagcTCATAGTCTTATAAGAGCTCCCTTGATAtgacttgtttttttcttgctgccttttatctctttaacttttgccattttaattatgatatgtcttggtgtggatctctttgggttcatcttgttgcTTCCTGGAcatggatatctgtttccttccccagattagggaagttttcagccattatttttttaaatacattttctgcctctttctctcactcttctccttcagggacccctataatgtgaatgttagtttGCTTGATGTTTTTCCCAGAGATTCCTtaaaactatcctcattttaaaaaattctttttccctgttgctgttctgattgggtgatttccactctTCGGTCTTCCGATCACTGATcctttcctctgtatcatctaatctgttgttgattccctctagtgtatttttcattccagtcATAGTATTCTTCATCTCCGAttggttttctttcttacattttctaattCCCTCTGGAGGTTTTCACTGTGttcctccattcttctcctgagtttgtcagcatctttatgatcattattttGAACTCTATCAGGTAAATGACTTATCTTCATTTCATTAGGGTTTGTACCTGGGGGGTGATTTTGTTCTATCACTTGGAacattcctctgtctcctcattttgtttgATTTCCTGTGCTTGTTTCTATGAATTAGTCAAAACAGCTACCTCTTCCAGTCTTGCAGTCATGGCCTTGTGCAGGAGTAGCCTCTGTGTAGACTGTATGTGCTGGGCAGCTTTGGTGGGATGGCTGGAGCTGGGGTAGGAGTTGGGGGTGGAGAGCCAGAGTGCACCCCCCTGGTGTTGCTTTTGGGGGGTGGCTGGAGCTTCTGTGGGCCTGGAGCCTGCAGGGGCAATCTTGGCAGCCTGGCTGAAGCACCTGGACTATGTTCCCATCTGTGCTATCAAGGTGAAGGAGGAATGCAAAAAATGGTGCTCTCCAGTGCCTTTGAACGTGAGGAGTGTGCCAGTAGTTGCCTGCCCATTTGGCAGATGCTCTAGGGGTAGTAAATGGATTTCTTCACACAGAGTCTAGGTGCCTTTTAAACCGCTATTCTTATTGCTGTGCCCCCCCGGGGGTGGAGGCAAATGTACACATGGGCCCCTCAGTGATACCCCTCCTTCCTGCAGGTTGCTGTATCAAGGACGGGGTTCCTGTCCATACCATCTCTCCTACCCATCTTTGTTTGGTCCTTCTGTCATTTATTGTGCAAAGCTGTTCAGTCAGCCCTCAGTTCTTCTTCAGAAAGAATTGCTCTATATGTAGGTGTAGAtttggtgtgtccatgggaggtGCTGATTGTAGGGTCTTCCTAAGCCACCATCTTGGATCCCCACAGACCCTTTTCTTGCAGTGATAGTCACAGAAGTCCTAGATAGCCAGGGGAATTTACAGAGATGCGAGAATCTGGAATGTCAGTACTGAGGGAATATAAATCTTTACACAGCAAGGTGGCCTGCATCAGCACAACCACCTCCCAAGTAGGGTGATATCCTGAGGCTTCTTTGTGAATTCTCATGTTTGCTTATTCAGCTAGTGTGTTTGCCTCTTTACTGAGTGGCCAGAGCCAGCTGGTTTTAAGTACACTGGCTTTTGAAAAATTGGTCTGCTTATGTTTGTTTCTGCCAGCAGTCTCAAAACTGGGAATGTTCAGTTtaagagtttctttctctgtaaagctttCCCTGAGCACCAGCTTCCACACTGTCATCATCCCCTGTCACCTACAGTAGAAACGACAGCTTTCCTCTGCATTGTGGATCTCCCTTAGGTCCTTGTCTGCCTCCTATGCTTGCCTGTGAGccccttgaggacagggactgtcTGATTCTTCTTTGTCTCTCCAGTTCCTGGTACAGGGTAGACATGCAACAAATTttagggaaggaaggacagagaaggaaaggagtgaggaagggagggaagtgtGATTTCCTATCCAAAGACCCACTGAATGTGTTTCCGtccactcagcatctcagcacaGCTCTGGCTGTTTCTTGTCTGGATGGCCCTGTCACTCCCCAGGGAGCTGAAGATCAGGCTAGCCTGAGGAAGACTACCCCTGCTGTTCCTTGATTCTCTGGTTGCTTCTCTTTCAGtgttcctctcctcccctcccagaaATCTCCCCATGACCTGAAATTCATTAAgtgtgttttctttctccagGTGAAGAAACATCATCTGCTCCCATCCAGGTAATGCAAACATTTCTGAGACTTTTTCTGAGATGACAGTAGAAATGCAGATACCTCAGACAGCAGGAGAAGACCTCCAACACCCCTTCTGACCTTAATATTGAATTCTTTAGACACCAGTGCTTGTGAGCCCAGGGACATATGCAGAGCCTGACGGCAGAAGCAACAGCCATCTCTGTTGTACAATTTATTGAAAGGaactaatattttttgagtactTGGTTCATGCCATGCAGTGGGCTGAGCGCTTCACATGCATCAGCTCATGTAACTgtcacaacaaccctgtaagaTTTGTACTATTATTTtcctacccattttacagatgagaaaactgagacattaaGTGATGTTCCCTCAAAGCCGGACAGCCGACAAGATGGCAGGGGCATGATTCAAAAACAAGTCTCACTGCCAAATCCATGCTCTTTCTCCTGTACCttgctgttttgctttttatctcCTGAGATTTCACTGAATGAGTCTTTTTAATAATGCAGATATCTCTAGAATGGGTGGTTAAACACCATAACCCAAGCACTTTAAGGTGTCTTCAGATTGTTCTCTTATATAAGAATGAGAAGCCTTAGGGTCCCGAGACTTTGGGAATTACATAGTGTGGTCTGGGGTCACTCTGGGACGTGGGGCAGAGAATGCATGCCTGAGTAGGCTGAGTTCTCTGAGCAGCATGAGAACTCTGGCAGCTTGGGCTAGTGGTTGGGCTGGGGCAGCCATTTAGGAAAACCAGACACAGGAGATGGAAGGGAAGCGGCCGTGTATGACAGACTTTGCCCCAGGCTGAACCTCTGTTGAGACGAAGTATAAAGGGAATGGCAAGAGGCCAGGTCTTGATGATGGCTGTCCTTTGACCAGGAGGAGAATGCTGACCAGGGCTCCTCGGAGGATCTGTGCTACACCCTCATCAACCACAGCGTCCTCGGGAAAAGGCCATCAGGGAACGCTGCTGAGGAGTGCTATGAGAACGTTTCCTTCAAGGCTGAGAGACCCAGAGAGTCGCTGGGCGGAGACGGGACTGAGTATTCGCTTCTTCGTGTGCCTTCCGCCCCTAGGCGTCCGTCCTCCCCAGAAGATGAATATAAACTTCTCATGCCCAGTAGAATCTTCTCTGACTCCCTGATATAGCCACATCCACTTACGCCCCCTTCTCAGGCTCAATCTTCTCATTTCTAATGAAGTGATTGGATCAGCACTTAATACCAGCAAATAAAAGCCAGGGTTGGGGAGCTCTGGTTGAAACAGGCATGGGGCACAAAGCCCTTTCAGCTTATCtgcccctcaacacacacacaacggCCCTTTCTATAGGGGTCACTGGAGAATGTAGTTTGCAAGCCTCAGGGCCTCCTAGATCCTTCTCAATGTCCAACATCCAAAGATCAACCAACTATCCCAAACACCCACTCTTTGAGAAGGAAGTGACCATCTTTGGTTCTAAGTGGCTTTAAGAAATGGGCCATTCTACTCAGTGGTGGGAAGAACTCCCTCGTCCCCTGCTCCTCTGTTCAGGTTCTTCCTATAAAATGTCCACACGACTGTCCTCTGAAGTCACAGGGAAGCTTCACCCATCATAGTAAGTGCACCCAAAGGGGAGTCCTCATTCCACACATGTGTGTAGACCCAGCTCCTCACTCATAGCCTTCCGGGTGGGCACCTGTGGCGTTCCTCTTACTCCACACCTCTAAGCAGTGTCCTTCGCAGAGCGTCCTTTGACTCATTGGCTCTGGTGGTGTGGTTGGTTACATGGGTTGAATTAGTAAGTTCCAGGccaagtttttatatatttttaatccatattttttaactttgtatttctCCCTAGAAATCTTAGGAAAATCATAGCATCAGAGAAGGATAGGGTAGATCATTGGAGATCCTTTAATCCCATTATTTTTTCTGGCTCAAAGAGGATAACTAGCTCAATGCAACATTTCAAGTGACTGGCAGAACTTTACCTAGAGCCTGATTTCCTGGCTTCCAATTCAGTGCTCTTCCAATATACTACATAGAACGGCCTCTACTACAGGGTATATGTATGTGTTAAATAATATGCCACGTATAAACTATGAATAGTGTCCACACtggaaaaatcacacacacacacacacccctcttctCTAATGAGCATTTCTCCCTACGCCccaattatttattttcccttatcTTTCTTTTAGTGTTTCTACAATTATGCCTATCCCCTAAAACAGGGGTCAGCACactatggcccacaggccaaatgtGGCCGACTCGCTGTTTTGGTAAATAAAACGTCACTGGCCCACAGCCCGCTCATTTGTCTATGGCTCATTTGTCTGTGGCTTCTCAACCTCAGGAGAGTTGAAAGGTTGTGATGCACACTGTAGGTCctgcaaaaccaaaaatatttatttgggggcCCTTTTCAGAAAATAAGTTTGCAGACCCCTTCCTTAAATAATCATAACTATAGATAAACTAGACAAAAGTGTGTTTGGGTATTGGTGTAACCTGTAAGAGCTAGTACCAATAAAATGGTATGGAAATATTAAACCAAAAATTAGGGTGAGAGCAAGAATAATTAGCAAATTAGACTATTTCTATATGCACACCTGCGTTCTCAACTTCCTGTTTTATTTAACCCATAGCTATTGTCCTAATTTTTAGGGGtgttaaaatagtaaaaagtTTGTTGAGATAAGCAGTAGATGCATTACGAGTTTAATTACTGTTTTGTTCCCCAACCGAAccaaagttaaataattttgctATTTAAAGTGTGCTAGGGGCCCAGCAGGGATAAATCCAGTGGCTTAAGGTTGGATGTGTCAACACAGGTTTGCTGAGACTTCAGCCAGTTGATGGTCTTGATCTAAGAGCCAATCACATCTTAATATCTTATACTCCACTAACTTCCTATTTTTAGCAAAATCCTTCCACATGGAATCCTAACTTTGACCTTTGGCCAGGATTCACACAAGTTCAAAAGGAGACATGCATGATAGCAGGGAATACAGTACAAGACGTAACATGGCTTAGGGCAAAGAATGCGGATACTGGAGTCAGATAATCAATGATTCGAATCCTGATTCCTGTTCTTCCTCCCTCTGAGAACTTGAGCAGGTAGATTGGAGGCTCAGTTCCATCACCCATAAGCAGGAGGATTATATTCAATGTACGTACATCATCTGTTACAGATTCTGAACAAATGATATCAAGAGTAAAGAGATACAAAACTCTTTATGATGTCTATAGAAAAACATGTGCTGATGGGCCTGGTGATGCAGGGCCACCTGGCAGTCTTCCAGAGAGGCAGAAACACAAAATTGCTGGGGTTTACACTGGGATTTTTCACTTGGACGTTGGACCCCTGTGGAAGTTGATTGGTTTAAATATTCTTAGTACAACATGATAAGTTGTAGTTGTTTGAGTCTTACCCCATGAAAGAATTACTTGTCCCAAATATGTTTTCTAGGGAACATGTTAAGTATAAATGCTTAAACAAAGAAAATTGTTCTTATAATGAAATGTAGAGGGATTCTGAAAGGGAATTATTTTTGAGCGGGAGAACCCTTTGGGAGTGCTTTGAAATACCTACTAGGGCTGTATATAATGCTGATCTATTTTCCATAGATTTCAGGATTTCTGATGAAAGCAGGGTACcctctttacagaaaatgtacattcacacacacacacacacacacacacacacacacacacaaatatctgTATACAATTTCAAGGGGTTGGGGATGCAACCCCTAAGTTAAAGAATTTCTGTTCTTGATAAGAGACTGAGGATTTAAATTGGTCCCTTAAGTCACATATATAATCAGAAAATTCCCCTCCCTGATGTTGATCGTAAAACTATACACAGCCTAAGTTCacagaggcatattttatgcagtATGTGCAGGCTTTGTGGTTTCCGCTTTAAGTTCATACTAGTAGCTATAAATAATCTTAGTCTGTGAATAAATTCTTACACAGAACAGAAGAGAGgtacaagaaaaagacaaagatag contains:
- the GCSAM gene encoding germinal center-associated signaling and motility protein isoform X2, producing the protein MGNSLLRENRCWDCHIADGCFCLPWKKMHIFKVRQDSPKQSEETSSAPIQENADQGSSEDLCYTLINHSVLGKRPSGNAAEECYENVSFKAERPRESLGGDGTEYSLLRVPSAPRRPSSPEDEYKLLMPSRIFSDSLI
- the GCSAM gene encoding germinal center-associated signaling and motility protein isoform X1; this encodes MGNSLLRENRCWDCHIADGCFCLPWKKMHIFKVRQDSPKQSEETSSAPIQEENADQGSSEDLCYTLINHSVLGKRPSGNAAEECYENVSFKAERPRESLGGDGTEYSLLRVPSAPRRPSSPEDEYKLLMPSRIFSDSLI